A section of the Methanoregula formicica SMSP genome encodes:
- a CDS encoding protein kinase domain-containing protein, translated as MPPNDTPFRSGDPIAKGYTVIDILGRGSVGTVYLAEDFSKKFIVAIKALNPGLISSEKARELFLREARIWLSIESHPNIVHPFGIVRDGDNLFIIMEYIAPKMRGESSLAGYLSTTRKLPVCRILTWTNQFCEGMKHAYREGIRAHRDIKPQNIMITRNGFLKITDFGIASVHPNPMPEEDSENPIPSCVRNHDALTSAVGTYLYMSPEHYRNPDLCDEQSDIYSFGIVLYQMVSGGSLPFLATLPSDRSREERDRFISDMKRLHGEALPPMTGSPLDNIIQTCLAKDPSERYGSFEDLQKDLNDQIIIHNCPPPETDEPWTVQRPEKDFVRGLIYFRHSRFEEAVSAFDEAEEAGYYSPELVAAKADCLASLGLVDKALWYYKNKLHERDQDPRLLYGRGMLLAKLGRHDEALKSLVPGMANLYTDPEFREMYWEAFVQMAEDPVVRPVYAHLLDTPFEEILKTFFPSVLPDRDSSGGRRTGERPKGMSLDTGSPDLPEGSAAWDHYASMQRGENDGIPESALTPNPPQSSLETPDTKRSSSSVIDRIYKKTMRYLRPYRHFPPPDDSKAISRSRLFRRNRGHK; from the coding sequence ATGCCCCCTAACGACACTCCGTTCAGATCTGGCGACCCCATTGCAAAAGGATACACGGTCATCGATATCCTTGGCAGGGGTTCCGTGGGAACCGTATATCTGGCAGAGGATTTCTCGAAAAAATTTATTGTTGCGATAAAAGCCCTCAACCCCGGCCTTATCAGTTCAGAAAAAGCCCGGGAGCTGTTCCTGCGGGAGGCCAGGATCTGGTTATCCATTGAATCCCATCCAAACATCGTCCACCCCTTCGGCATTGTCAGGGATGGTGATAATCTCTTCATCATCATGGAATACATCGCCCCGAAAATGCGTGGTGAGAGCAGTCTTGCAGGGTATCTCAGTACAACGAGGAAACTGCCCGTGTGCCGTATCCTCACGTGGACAAACCAGTTTTGTGAAGGGATGAAACACGCGTACCGCGAAGGAATCAGGGCCCACCGCGATATCAAACCCCAGAATATTATGATCACCCGGAACGGGTTTCTTAAGATTACCGATTTCGGTATCGCATCGGTTCATCCCAATCCCATGCCCGAGGAGGACTCTGAAAATCCCATCCCCTCGTGTGTCCGCAATCATGATGCCCTGACCTCCGCAGTTGGCACCTATCTCTATATGTCCCCGGAACATTACCGGAATCCCGACCTGTGCGATGAACAAAGCGACATCTACAGTTTCGGGATCGTCCTTTACCAGATGGTATCCGGAGGGTCGCTGCCGTTCCTTGCTACGCTGCCCTCTGACAGGTCCCGTGAGGAACGAGACCGGTTTATTTCAGACATGAAGAGGCTTCATGGTGAAGCCCTGCCCCCGATGACGGGCTCTCCCCTCGACAACATCATCCAGACCTGTCTTGCCAAGGATCCAAGTGAGCGATATGGATCTTTTGAAGATCTTCAGAAGGATCTGAACGACCAGATCATCATTCATAATTGTCCCCCGCCGGAAACGGATGAACCGTGGACGGTCCAGCGGCCGGAAAAAGACTTTGTCCGGGGCCTTATCTACTTCCGGCATTCCCGTTTTGAGGAAGCCGTTTCAGCATTTGATGAAGCGGAGGAAGCCGGTTATTATTCGCCGGAGCTTGTCGCAGCAAAAGCGGATTGTCTTGCAAGCCTGGGACTGGTGGACAAAGCCCTCTGGTATTACAAAAACAAACTTCACGAAAGAGACCAGGACCCCCGCCTCCTCTATGGCAGGGGGATGCTGCTGGCAAAACTGGGAAGGCATGATGAAGCGCTGAAAAGCCTCGTGCCCGGCATGGCCAATCTCTATACGGACCCCGAATTTAGAGAAATGTACTGGGAAGCCTTCGTGCAAATGGCTGAGGATCCCGTTGTCCGCCCGGTCTATGCACACCTGCTTGATACGCCATTTGAAGAGATACTGAAAACATTCTTCCCTTCTGTCCTTCCTGATCGGGATTCATCCGGTGGACGGCGGACTGGTGAAAGACCGAAAGGGATGTCGTTGGATACGGGCAGCCCCGATCTCCCGGAAGGATCAGCGGCATGGGATCACTATGCATCGATGCAGCGGGGAGAAAACGATGGAATCCCTGAATCTGCCCTGACTCCCAATCCCCCCCAATCTTCACTGGAAACTCCGGATACGAAGCGTTCCTCCTCATCTGTCATTGACAGGATATACAAAAAAACCATGAGATATCTCCGGCCATACCGGCATTTCCCTCCCCCTGATGACTCAAAAGCAATCTCTCGTTCCCGGCTCTTCAGGCGGAACCGTGGACATAAGTGA
- a CDS encoding AAA family ATPase gives MKELSGGATVVDITAFDRAQKRGMTVPSPELLLATILSLEDIPHLPFYKEVNAELFAMERAFQEADLILQIFRDSLLQFMEREEQKKTESEDDTVQKNDPRFKAILESADELATGKKITCLDLMAAIFLDPTPLIKDVVEFYHYSPFDLASFCRLYKVGPPMEKRQYPTKTEEPVDDEKFFNEYQPKQGSTRILERYGRDLTALAAAKKLDPLIGRRDILLQVIQTLGRENKNNPILVGEPGVGKTAIVEGLAIRVADGKDPQVLAGKRIFQVNISSLLAGCVYRGQFEQKLEKLIEEARLNPGVILFFDELHTMIGAGRAEGVMLDAANILKPALSRGDIRIIGATTFTEYNQYVESDEAFSRRFEKILVPEPGREDTIGILRGLRANLEKHHGIPISDAALQAAVDMSEQFDKNHQLPDKAIDLIDKAAVRVRVPVLSGSTSGTGPVTGETIAEVLAEKTGIPLSLITGFSRGQQHEKILDLEKFLKARVVGQDAAVETLCRRLKIAYAGLLPRERPVGVFLFMGPSGVGKTEMAKAVAEYLFDSDASFIRFDMSEFMEKESIARLIGAPPGYIGTEAGGVLVDALRNHPFCVVLLDEIEKAHPQVLDLFLQLFGEGHITDSRRQTADATNAIIIMTSNIQVNPLLLLSGSMTTPHSNRDESSQGSTPSDKRRTPDAPSFFRTEFLNRIDEIIVFNDLNKKDLSRILEQVLNELVTRVTKKQNVRLVIDDEVFRFLLVTGYSEEFGVRELQRIAERYILAPLSDMILTGRIQDAPVWEVRYTNGQIVIVPGADSN, from the coding sequence ATGAAAGAACTCTCCGGGGGAGCAACAGTTGTCGATATTACGGCGTTTGACAGAGCACAAAAAAGGGGCATGACAGTACCTTCACCGGAGCTTCTGCTTGCTACGATACTCTCCCTTGAAGATATCCCCCATCTCCCTTTCTATAAAGAGGTCAATGCTGAACTTTTTGCCATGGAACGGGCATTCCAGGAGGCTGACCTAATCCTCCAGATTTTTCGTGATTCACTCCTGCAATTTATGGAACGGGAAGAACAAAAAAAAACAGAGAGCGAAGATGATACCGTCCAGAAGAACGATCCCCGCTTCAAGGCGATTCTTGAATCGGCCGACGAGCTCGCCACGGGAAAGAAGATCACGTGTCTCGACCTTATGGCGGCAATCTTCCTGGACCCGACCCCGCTCATAAAAGACGTTGTTGAGTTCTACCATTATTCACCGTTTGATCTTGCTTCTTTCTGCCGGCTGTACAAGGTCGGCCCGCCAATGGAAAAACGGCAGTATCCCACAAAAACCGAAGAACCCGTTGACGATGAGAAATTCTTCAATGAATACCAGCCGAAGCAGGGTTCAACCAGAATACTGGAGCGGTATGGCAGGGACCTGACAGCGCTGGCTGCTGCAAAAAAACTGGATCCGCTCATCGGCAGGCGGGATATTCTCCTCCAGGTGATCCAGACCCTGGGCAGGGAAAACAAGAATAATCCCATCCTTGTCGGGGAACCGGGGGTCGGGAAGACGGCGATTGTTGAAGGTCTTGCAATCCGGGTTGCAGATGGCAAAGATCCTCAGGTTCTTGCCGGAAAACGGATCTTCCAGGTAAATATCTCTTCCCTTCTGGCCGGGTGCGTATACCGGGGGCAGTTCGAACAAAAACTCGAAAAACTGATAGAAGAGGCACGATTAAATCCGGGTGTTATTTTGTTTTTCGATGAACTCCACACCATGATTGGTGCGGGAAGGGCTGAAGGAGTCATGCTCGATGCAGCTAACATTCTCAAGCCGGCACTCTCCAGGGGAGACATCCGGATTATCGGTGCAACCACATTCACCGAATATAACCAGTACGTCGAGTCGGACGAAGCATTCTCCCGGAGGTTTGAAAAGATCCTTGTTCCCGAGCCCGGCAGGGAAGATACCATCGGGATCCTCAGGGGACTCCGGGCAAATCTTGAGAAACACCATGGCATTCCCATCAGCGACGCAGCGCTCCAGGCTGCTGTGGATATGTCGGAACAATTCGACAAGAACCACCAGCTCCCGGACAAGGCAATCGACCTCATCGACAAAGCGGCTGTCAGAGTACGAGTACCTGTACTAAGCGGGAGTACTTCCGGCACGGGCCCGGTAACGGGGGAGACGATAGCGGAAGTCCTGGCGGAAAAGACCGGTATCCCCCTCTCCCTGATCACCGGTTTTTCCAGAGGGCAACAGCACGAGAAGATCCTTGACCTTGAAAAATTCCTCAAGGCCCGGGTAGTTGGCCAGGATGCCGCCGTGGAGACGCTATGCCGGAGACTGAAGATTGCCTATGCCGGTCTCCTTCCCCGGGAACGGCCGGTGGGCGTCTTCCTCTTTATGGGCCCAAGTGGCGTCGGAAAAACAGAAATGGCGAAAGCCGTTGCCGAGTATTTATTTGACAGTGACGCTTCCTTTATCCGGTTTGACATGTCCGAGTTCATGGAAAAAGAGAGCATTGCGAGGCTTATCGGGGCGCCACCCGGATATATAGGAACCGAGGCCGGAGGGGTGCTCGTAGATGCTCTCCGGAACCATCCCTTCTGCGTTGTCCTGTTAGACGAGATTGAAAAAGCCCACCCACAGGTCTTGGATCTCTTTCTCCAGCTCTTTGGCGAAGGCCATATTACAGATTCACGGAGACAAACCGCAGATGCGACCAATGCCATTATCATTATGACATCCAATATCCAGGTCAATCCGCTTCTTCTCCTGTCGGGATCCATGACAACACCACACTCTAATAGGGATGAGAGTTCTCAAGGATCGACTCCTTCCGACAAACGCAGGACACCAGATGCCCCGTCCTTCTTCCGGACAGAATTTTTAAACCGGATTGATGAGATCATCGTCTTCAACGATCTCAATAAAAAAGATCTATCGAGAATTCTTGAGCAGGTCCTGAATGAGCTGGTTACGCGGGTGACAAAAAAACAGAATGTCCGGCTTGTGATTGACGACGAGGTTTTCCGTTTTCTTCTGGTCACCGGGTACAGCGAAGAGTTTGGTGTGCGGGAGCTGCAGCGGATAGCCGAACGATATATTCTTGCACCACTCAGCGACATGATCCTCACGGGAAGGATCCAGGATGCTCCCGTCTGGGAAGTCAGGTATACGAACGGTCAGATCGTTATTGTTCCTGGCGCGGATTCAAATTAG
- a CDS encoding competence protein CoiA produces the protein MPLKAIIDGETIIGPDLSKVEWAELKARHKNGLPVRMCCCGAPGHLRTTKGTQHFYHAADTGCPHDNESKEHLEIKYLIYRICQAGQWETSVEFPSADRTWICDVFAQKDGRKIVFEIQLSPIPSSDLLSRDMKYQDEGIESYWLLDNYLDRAKEFESWYDSHIYPDDDRHKERIPYIDRSFFFTGTENHLFIAKNIRTVGLRAKKQTLFSTNNPEIPLAVWVREVLKGNYRNYLLESAAIFQRKHALRSQASPALLRLRDFYQKIIRDETYQEKVRKYYRKIAGTDRLRNDSVVQQKFREISFETDWFKREYETIMSESYGLFSWKKLTGHSTSYPVFRLESEAKIKKLDECVRKFSQWEHSFDEALNNLDREIAARGK, from the coding sequence ATGCCCTTGAAAGCGATTATTGACGGGGAAACAATAATCGGGCCAGATCTCTCAAAAGTCGAATGGGCAGAGCTGAAGGCCCGGCATAAAAACGGGCTCCCGGTCAGGATGTGCTGTTGTGGTGCCCCGGGGCATTTACGGACAACAAAAGGAACTCAGCATTTTTACCATGCGGCTGATACCGGATGTCCCCATGACAACGAATCAAAAGAACACCTGGAGATCAAATATCTCATCTACAGGATTTGTCAGGCCGGGCAATGGGAGACCTCGGTAGAATTCCCTTCAGCAGATCGTACATGGATTTGTGATGTTTTTGCACAGAAGGATGGAAGGAAGATCGTTTTTGAAATCCAGTTGAGTCCCATCCCCTCATCAGACCTGCTATCCCGCGATATGAAATACCAGGATGAAGGAATTGAGTCGTACTGGCTTTTAGACAACTACCTTGACCGGGCAAAAGAATTCGAATCCTGGTATGACAGCCACATTTACCCTGATGATGACCGGCACAAGGAGCGAATCCCGTATATCGATCGCTCATTCTTTTTCACCGGGACCGAGAACCACCTTTTCATTGCCAAGAATATCCGGACGGTCGGGCTCCGTGCAAAAAAGCAGACGCTCTTTTCCACCAATAATCCGGAAATTCCGCTTGCAGTCTGGGTGCGGGAAGTCCTGAAAGGAAACTACCGGAACTATCTCTTGGAAAGCGCCGCGATCTTTCAACGGAAGCATGCATTGAGATCCCAGGCCTCTCCTGCGCTGCTCCGGTTACGGGATTTTTATCAGAAGATTATCCGTGATGAAACCTATCAGGAAAAGGTCAGGAAGTATTACCGGAAAATCGCTGGAACGGACCGGTTGAGGAACGATAGTGTCGTGCAACAAAAATTCCGGGAAATTTCTTTTGAAACCGACTGGTTCAAGCGGGAATATGAAACGATTATGTCTGAAAGTTATGGTCTGTTCTCCTGGAAAAAACTCACGGGGCATAGTACATCATACCCGGTTTTCCGGCTTGAATCGGAAGCGAAGATCAAAAAACTGGATGAGTGTGTCCGGAAATTCTCGCAATGGGAACATTCGTTTGATGAGGCCCTTAACAACCTTGACCGGGAGATAGCGGCACGGGGGAAGTGA
- a CDS encoding WD40 repeat domain-containing protein yields the protein MTNTTSNRVILFDRQGNLLWNYSTNEPPGTIAISGNGEDTFVGYHTRSLICLDRSGALRWKYKSDSPITDIAVSPDGNYLLATGGNVEGQYTNDAYYLAKDGRLIWKRQVRGINNPGISPDGQDLIVSGYPAQNTFSFSTDGRVRWEHSLFSDIGRVLSLTTNGRYVLAGSEDKIQLLDHHGEQLWNYSVSAPVYSVSLSENGETIAAGTATGIVVFDGSGNLLKEYRLNQTVCPVMVSRDGTSVAALSDRLLFFPVREGKPDRTLSENNVSAGNNTTDLPLMPTTPTLPGFTGVFCITVLMGIVTFMVSGKRKGRT from the coding sequence GTGACGAACACTACATCGAACCGGGTGATCCTGTTCGACCGGCAGGGAAACCTGCTCTGGAATTATTCGACCAATGAACCCCCGGGCACTATTGCGATATCCGGTAACGGTGAGGATACTTTCGTTGGTTATCATACCCGGTCACTGATATGCCTTGATCGTTCCGGGGCACTCCGCTGGAAATACAAGTCAGATTCCCCCATTACTGATATTGCGGTATCTCCTGACGGAAATTATCTGCTGGCAACCGGGGGAAATGTGGAAGGGCAGTATACAAATGATGCGTATTATCTCGCAAAAGATGGCCGGTTGATCTGGAAGCGTCAGGTGCGGGGTATCAATAATCCCGGCATCTCTCCGGACGGACAGGACCTGATTGTTTCCGGCTATCCCGCCCAAAATACGTTCTCTTTCAGTACCGATGGCAGGGTCCGGTGGGAGCATTCGTTATTTTCCGATATCGGGAGGGTATTGTCGCTCACCACCAATGGGAGGTATGTCCTGGCCGGTAGTGAGGATAAGATCCAGCTGCTTGACCATCATGGTGAACAACTCTGGAACTATTCGGTGTCCGCCCCTGTCTACAGTGTTTCCCTCTCGGAGAACGGGGAGACGATCGCTGCAGGGACCGCGACCGGAATCGTTGTTTTCGATGGAAGCGGAAATCTCCTGAAAGAGTACCGGCTCAATCAGACCGTTTGCCCGGTCATGGTATCCCGTGATGGAACCTCTGTTGCCGCACTCTCCGATCGGTTGTTATTTTTTCCGGTCCGTGAAGGCAAACCTGATCGGACGTTATCTGAAAACAATGTATCGGCCGGTAACAATACAACAGATTTGCCCCTAATGCCAACAACCCCCACCCTGCCCGGTTTTACCGGCGTTTTCTGTATTACTGTCCTGATGGGGATTGTCACATTCATGGTCTCTGGAAAACGGAAGGGCAGGACATGA